The following are encoded together in the Ignisphaera sp. genome:
- a CDS encoding translation initiation factor IF-6, which translates to MIIIERANYKGNPNIGVYVFATDKYALIPFDADEKFSTLVSRILQVPVVKASIADTGLLGIFVVGNNKGLLLPQLVKDWELRLIKSSIDLNVGVVKSRYTALGNICLVNDRAALIHPEAYADLKRVIFDVLDVETVEKGIIAGFSTVGSIAFVNNIAGLVHPEASDKEVEYLSNIFQVPFDIGTVNFGVGFIKSGLIGNTKGIIVGDRTTGPELLRIGKVFRVITSWQM; encoded by the coding sequence ATGATCATTATTGAAAGAGCGAACTACAAAGGCAATCCAAATATAGGTGTATATGTTTTTGCAACAGATAAGTATGCTTTAATTCCCTTTGATGCAGACGAAAAATTCTCAACCCTCGTCTCAAGAATTCTCCAAGTTCCAGTTGTAAAAGCATCGATCGCTGATACTGGTTTGCTGGGAATATTCGTGGTAGGCAACAATAAGGGGTTACTTCTTCCACAATTGGTGAAGGATTGGGAGCTTAGATTGATAAAAAGTAGTATTGATTTGAATGTAGGGGTTGTTAAATCGAGGTATACAGCACTTGGAAATATATGCCTAGTTAATGACAGAGCAGCTCTTATTCATCCAGAAGCCTATGCAGATCTCAAAAGAGTTATTTTTGATGTGTTAGATGTTGAAACGGTTGAAAAAGGGATCATAGCTGGTTTTTCAACTGTTGGTTCAATAGCTTTTGTTAATAATATTGCAGGACTTGTTCATCCTGAGGCTAGCGACAAAGAGGTTGAGTATCTTTCAAATATTTTCCAGGTTCCATTTGATATAGGAACAGTCAATTTTGGAGTTGGATTTATAAAGTCTGGTCTTATTGGTAATACAAAAGGAATTATAGTTGGGGATAGAACTACAGGTCCTGAACTTTTGAGAATAGGTAAGGTGTTTAGGGTGATAACCTCATGGCAGATGTGA
- a CDS encoding 50S ribosomal protein L10 produces the protein MKAKFARELNKIVKAYSKQGVGEQHIRRALEEKRKVVEEAKKLLLSYRSLIVINATNIPSRYIMFLRKRLEGLGVVKLYKNNLLYIAMKELGMANADEMAKYLQNQNIVVFINVNPFEARLLLDKIALPWKAKPGDRIEHEIVVPSINTGVKPGPMMSLFSKLKIPIQVRDGVIWIAKEAVIARPGDVVTPELSSLLDRLGIEPKFIKPNIKVAYERGILIPGEKLVLDIDAVRKEFIDAISNAINIASEVVVPDPIVVKASIFKAYSRALKLAIETGIVTKDTAAMVLTTAVARAYAVAYALASRSSELAQQLQLAITAISQASQKAVDQQAPKAEEKKEEEKKEGVSEEQLSEGLSALFG, from the coding sequence ATGAAAGCAAAATTTGCAAGAGAATTGAACAAGATAGTGAAGGCTTATTCCAAACAAGGAGTAGGAGAACAACACATCAGAAGAGCTCTTGAAGAAAAGAGGAAGGTTGTTGAAGAGGCAAAGAAGCTTTTACTGTCTTATAGAAGCCTTATTGTAATAAATGCAACTAACATTCCATCGAGGTACATAATGTTCCTCAGAAAGAGGTTGGAGGGCCTTGGCGTGGTTAAACTTTATAAAAATAACTTACTTTACATAGCGATGAAAGAACTCGGTATGGCGAATGCAGATGAGATGGCGAAATACTTGCAGAATCAAAACATTGTTGTATTTATAAATGTGAATCCATTTGAGGCTAGGTTACTGTTAGACAAGATTGCATTGCCTTGGAAGGCTAAGCCTGGTGATAGAATTGAGCATGAAATTGTTGTTCCATCAATCAACACAGGTGTTAAGCCTGGTCCTATGATGAGTCTCTTTAGCAAGCTTAAAATACCTATTCAAGTGAGGGATGGTGTAATTTGGATAGCTAAAGAAGCTGTCATAGCTAGACCAGGTGATGTTGTTACACCAGAGCTTTCATCGTTACTTGATAGACTTGGTATCGAGCCAAAGTTTATAAAGCCTAATATAAAAGTTGCTTATGAAAGAGGTATTCTAATACCTGGAGAAAAGCTTGTTTTGGATATTGATGCCGTAAGAAAGGAGTTTATTGATGCAATCTCAAATGCTATCAACATAGCCTCAGAGGTTGTGGTTCCAGACCCAATTGTGGTAAAGGCCTCAATTTTCAAAGCATATTCAAGGGCATTGAAACTTGCCATAGAAACTGGTATAGTAACAAAAGATACGGCAGCTATGGTACTGACAACAGCAGTTGCAAGAGCCTATGCTGTGGCATATGCTTTAGCATCTAGATCTTCTGAGCTTGCTCAACAACTACAGCTAGCTATTACAGCCATTTCACAAGCTAGCCAAAAAGCTGTTGATCAGCAGGCTCCTAAGGCTGAGGAGAAGAAAGAGGAGGAGAAGAAGGAGGGTGTTTCAGAAGAGCAGTTATCAGAAGGTTTATCAGCACTCTTTGGCTAA
- the ftsY gene encoding signal recognition particle-docking protein FtsY: MLFGKIKKIFQDFTQQIANTILYKTLDEKEVDEYCNKLFMQLVESDVAYEVAEKIVNGIKQQLLGKKIRRSEDIKSYIDKVVEESLENMLKSIGSFNLISFVKTTLSKEKPVKIMFMGINGVGKTTTIAKVANTLKGNGLRVLMIAADTFRAGAQEQLQKHAERVGVAFIGGRYGVDPAAIAFDGIVYAQKNGFDVALIDTAGRMHIDVDLMNELRKVAKVVKPHLKLLVLDALTGNDALEQLRGFEEAVGVDAVILTKVDADANGGAALTVLIGVGKPIAYLGVGQRYTDLIDYDPSVVLKMLFK; this comes from the coding sequence GTGTTGTTTGGAAAAATAAAAAAGATTTTTCAAGATTTTACACAGCAGATAGCAAACACAATTTTGTATAAGACATTAGACGAGAAAGAAGTTGACGAGTATTGTAACAAGCTTTTTATGCAACTTGTAGAATCTGATGTTGCTTACGAAGTTGCTGAAAAGATTGTTAATGGCATTAAGCAACAACTGTTAGGGAAAAAGATTAGGAGAAGTGAGGACATAAAAAGCTACATAGATAAGGTTGTGGAAGAATCGTTGGAGAATATGCTTAAAAGTATAGGATCCTTCAATTTAATAAGCTTTGTAAAAACCACGTTATCCAAGGAAAAACCTGTTAAGATAATGTTTATGGGCATTAACGGTGTTGGAAAAACAACCACAATAGCTAAGGTTGCAAACACTTTGAAGGGTAATGGTTTAAGGGTTTTAATGATAGCTGCCGATACATTTAGGGCTGGGGCACAAGAACAACTCCAAAAACATGCAGAAAGGGTAGGCGTGGCATTTATTGGTGGTAGATATGGAGTTGACCCAGCAGCAATAGCGTTTGATGGCATTGTCTATGCGCAAAAGAATGGCTTTGATGTTGCTTTAATTGATACAGCTGGCAGAATGCATATAGATGTTGATCTGATGAACGAGCTTAGAAAGGTTGCAAAAGTTGTTAAGCCACATCTGAAGCTTCTTGTTTTAGATGCTTTGACAGGTAATGATGCATTAGAGCAGTTAAGAGGGTTTGAAGAAGCTGTTGGTGTAGATGCAGTTATTTTAACAAAAGTTGATGCGGATGCTAATGGAGGAGCGGCCCTAACTGTATTAATTGGTGTTGGAAAACCGATTGCGTATCTAGGTGTTGGCCAGAGGTACACCGACCTAATTGATTATGATCCTAGTGTTGTGCTTAAAATGCTTTTTAAGTAG
- a CDS encoding protein translocase SEC61 complex subunit gamma, which yields MSKTLEEAFKNMGKVLELAEKPDADEFKQILKLTLLGFTLVGIISFAVATGLYYLMAALGIASIS from the coding sequence GTGTCGAAAACACTGGAAGAAGCGTTCAAGAATATGGGAAAAGTGCTGGAACTAGCAGAGAAACCTGATGCGGATGAATTCAAACAAATCTTAAAACTGACTCTTCTAGGCTTCACACTTGTAGGTATCATATCATTTGCTGTAGCTACTGGACTCTACTACTTGATGGCAGCACTTGGCATAGCATCGATATCTTAA
- the pyrC gene encoding dihydroorotase: protein MLFLKALLDEVREVTVFVDEDGFVTQIKNGVYKELCQEYECEDLTMHGIALPGFIDIHTHLRGLMLAYKEDEESGTKAAARGGYTAVVDMPNTVPRIDNLDAFESKIAKLSRNAYTDFGIAIAPPQNRSFDEFKSLVLKQEVVAIGEIFPEELSMLPQILSILDQLGVKKLVMVHPEHEKFINECEKGSRWLCRPLEAEIKSLIEIRKTVSRSYQHIPLHVTHATNPITIAYAKNHGFTVDTTPHYIYLSSEDEYRKGCLAKVNPPLRHISTSISMLQYLHHVDAITTDHAPHSIDEKARDFSSCPPGIASIEIAPALMLNLVSKNVINLNMLTKLLSLGPSRILGLEKWGCIDVGCVASYTIVNLWKNWVIDSSNFYSKASYSPYDGLEIRGSVEATVARGVVVHLSGEIVSKPIGKPIGCLHHESRAFAKGINCWD, encoded by the coding sequence GTGCTGTTTCTTAAAGCTCTACTTGATGAGGTTAGAGAGGTTACAGTATTTGTTGATGAAGATGGTTTTGTAACGCAGATAAAGAATGGTGTGTACAAGGAACTTTGTCAAGAATATGAATGCGAGGATCTAACAATGCATGGTATAGCTCTTCCAGGTTTCATAGATATTCATACGCATTTAAGAGGATTGATGTTGGCATACAAAGAAGATGAGGAAAGTGGGACAAAGGCTGCAGCTAGAGGAGGGTATACAGCAGTAGTAGACATGCCTAACACCGTACCCCGAATAGATAACTTAGATGCTTTCGAATCCAAAATAGCAAAGCTAAGCAGAAATGCCTATACGGACTTTGGTATAGCTATTGCACCTCCACAAAATAGGAGTTTTGACGAGTTCAAATCTCTTGTATTAAAACAAGAGGTTGTAGCAATTGGCGAAATATTCCCAGAAGAACTAAGCATGCTACCTCAAATTCTTAGCATCTTGGATCAGCTTGGAGTTAAAAAGCTTGTAATGGTGCATCCAGAGCATGAAAAATTTATTAATGAATGCGAAAAAGGTTCTAGGTGGTTATGCAGACCCTTAGAAGCAGAGATAAAATCGTTGATAGAGATACGCAAAACTGTATCTAGATCGTACCAGCATATACCACTCCATGTTACACATGCAACAAATCCTATTACTATAGCATATGCGAAGAATCATGGATTTACAGTTGATACAACACCACATTACATTTACTTGTCAAGCGAGGATGAATACAGAAAAGGTTGTTTAGCTAAGGTGAATCCACCACTAAGGCACATCTCTACAAGTATTTCAATGCTTCAATATCTACACCATGTAGACGCTATCACAACGGATCATGCACCACACTCAATCGACGAAAAAGCTAGGGATTTTTCCAGCTGCCCACCTGGCATAGCATCCATCGAGATAGCTCCAGCACTTATGTTAAATCTTGTTTCAAAAAATGTGATCAACTTAAACATGCTTACAAAGCTTCTGTCTTTAGGTCCATCAAGAATTCTTGGTTTAGAAAAATGGGGTTGTATTGATGTTGGATGCGTGGCTAGCTATACTATAGTTAACCTATGGAAAAATTGGGTTATAGATTCATCGAATTTCTATTCTAAAGCATCTTATAGCCCTTATGATGGTCTCGAAATTAGAGGGTCTGTTGAGGCAACGGTAGCCCGTGGTGTTGTTGTGCATTTAAGCGGAGAAATAGTTTCTAAGCCTATCGGTAAACCCATTGGGTGTCTACATCATGAATCAAGAGCCTTTGCTAAGGGTATCAATTGCTGGGATTAA
- a CDS encoding 50S ribosomal protein L39e produces MARNKPIAKKLRLINREKSNQPIPVWVTVKTIRKVMRGYRLRNWRRFKLGDV; encoded by the coding sequence ATGGCTAGGAATAAACCAATAGCAAAAAAACTCAGACTTATAAATAGGGAGAAATCAAATCAACCTATACCCGTGTGGGTAACAGTAAAAACTATTAGGAAGGTTATGAGAGGCTATAGATTGAGGAATTGGCGCAGATTTAAACTAGGTGATGTGTGA
- a CDS encoding DNA-binding protein has protein sequence MADETVMYSDDEVEALLERRYREMLARRQEAERKRRELEEEARRQEILRAILTPEARERLSNIKLVRPEIAKAVEDRLIALAVQGRITQPITDEELKNILAEIYERTRRDFRISIREK, from the coding sequence GTGGCAGATGAAACAGTTATGTATAGTGATGATGAAGTAGAGGCATTACTTGAAAGAAGATATAGAGAGATGCTAGCTAGAAGACAAGAAGCGGAGCGAAAAAGGAGAGAATTGGAGGAGGAGGCAAGGAGACAGGAGATATTAAGAGCAATTTTAACCCCAGAGGCAAGGGAAAGACTCTCAAATATTAAGCTTGTGAGACCAGAGATTGCCAAAGCAGTTGAAGATAGGTTAATAGCCTTAGCAGTACAAGGTAGAATAACCCAGCCTATTACTGATGAAGAGCTTAAGAATATATTAGCGGAGATCTATGAGAGGACAAGGAGAGATTTTAGAATTAGTATACGTGAGAAATAA
- a CDS encoding 50S ribosomal protein L31e, protein MPKDKSEGIILVPLRHVYRAGSRRDRGKRAIGYIRKFLERHLGGRVILDPTVSMYIYSRKIEKPPRKILVRFLKIDSGIFKAMLAVEVKR, encoded by the coding sequence ATGCCTAAAGATAAAAGTGAAGGCATAATCTTAGTGCCTTTAAGACATGTTTATAGAGCTGGAAGTAGAAGGGATAGGGGAAAAAGGGCAATAGGATATATAAGAAAATTCTTGGAGAGACATTTAGGTGGTAGGGTTATTCTGGATCCTACAGTTAGTATGTATATCTACAGCAGAAAAATCGAGAAGCCGCCGAGGAAAATACTGGTGAGGTTCCTGAAAATAGATAGTGGTATATTCAAGGCTATGCTTGCTGTTGAGGTGAAGAGGTAG
- the pfdA gene encoding prefoldin subunit alpha: MSINRTEAEEAVQQLLLQLEELREAIRVVQTRSLAISSELQEIRIAYETLNNIQKLSEQNVFTSLDRNGYVFVKARLSSIDEAIVRVGREYYVSLPIDKAKGVLMEYEKELADELRETESELKKLTELYNQVQRKIQEYIAMLQTGQRGGGAK, translated from the coding sequence ATGAGTATTAATAGAACTGAAGCAGAAGAGGCTGTGCAACAACTGCTTCTCCAACTCGAGGAGCTTAGAGAGGCTATTAGAGTTGTGCAAACAAGGTCTCTCGCTATATCATCTGAATTACAGGAAATTAGGATAGCGTATGAGACGCTTAACAACATTCAAAAGCTTTCAGAGCAAAATGTCTTTACTTCGCTCGATAGAAATGGTTACGTATTTGTAAAAGCAAGGCTATCTTCAATTGATGAGGCAATCGTTAGGGTTGGTAGAGAATACTATGTGTCGTTACCAATAGACAAGGCAAAAGGAGTTCTTATGGAATATGAAAAAGAGCTTGCTGATGAACTAAGGGAGACAGAGTCCGAGCTAAAAAAACTAACAGAGTTATATAACCAAGTCCAAAGAAAGATACAAGAGTACATAGCTATGCTGCAAACTGGACAGAGAGGTGGAGGTGCGAAATAG
- a CDS encoding ribonuclease P protein component 4, which yields MIRHNRSIIRDIAVERMEILFKLGVEAVENGHIDLAKRYGELIRRISMRNRVKIPKEIRRWICKQCHTIMVPGFNARVRTRRDGKVLRIVTKCFSCGWVHRYQFVVRRGSGRS from the coding sequence ATGATAAGACATAATAGGAGTATTATCAGGGACATTGCAGTAGAGCGAATGGAAATTTTGTTTAAACTTGGTGTTGAGGCTGTTGAGAATGGGCATATAGACCTAGCCAAGCGGTATGGCGAACTTATAAGGAGGATCTCAATGAGGAATAGGGTCAAAATTCCCAAAGAGATTAGAAGGTGGATTTGTAAGCAGTGTCATACTATAATGGTTCCAGGGTTTAATGCTAGGGTGAGAACCCGTAGAGATGGAAAGGTTTTAAGAATAGTAACAAAGTGTTTCTCCTGTGGTTGGGTACACAGATACCAGTTTGTGGTGAGAAGAGGTAGTGGCAGAAGCTAA
- a CDS encoding YhbY family RNA-binding protein yields MAEANRSFKNLKKIKIAQHRADVNIGKNGLHEGVISEIKRHLKDHGAVKIRILKSARSNITDEDIRRLANLLNAFIVDERGYTYVLISRKREKKARR; encoded by the coding sequence GTGGCAGAAGCTAATAGATCTTTCAAAAATTTGAAAAAGATTAAAATAGCTCAGCATAGAGCTGATGTGAATATCGGGAAAAATGGTTTACATGAAGGTGTAATAAGCGAAATTAAAAGGCATTTAAAAGATCATGGAGCTGTTAAAATAAGGATTCTTAAAAGTGCGCGTAGCAATATTACTGATGAAGATATTAGAAGGCTTGCAAATCTTCTCAATGCTTTCATTGTGGATGAAAGAGGATATACATATGTGCTTATAAGCAGAAAGCGTGAAAAGAAAGCAAGAAGATGA
- the pyrD gene encoding dihydroorotate dehydrogenase PyrD, translating into MNQEPLLRVSIAGIKLLHPIMNASGFLGYSREHIRRLTSYGFSAVVTKTITPYPKKGYEPPIIIALPNGGLLNAVGLENPGKECIKEMVEEAKKLGIPIIVSVGGSTEEEFVEVAEEAELRGATAIELNLSCPHAKGYGIEIGIDPQKVFSVVKNVVSVTKIPVIAKLGLSDKVLESAGKALEAGATGLTLINTIKAMAIDIYSLKPILTNIFGGLSGPPIHPIAVRIVYEVYKEYKADIIGCGGVSKWEDIAEFVVAGAKAVEVGTAIIFSPASHKFVEEMLIGLRNWLKMLGFKSIEETIGVAHKV; encoded by the coding sequence ATGAATCAAGAGCCTTTGCTAAGGGTATCAATTGCTGGGATTAAGCTTTTGCATCCAATAATGAATGCAAGTGGGTTTCTGGGCTATTCAAGGGAGCATATACGTAGATTGACTAGCTATGGTTTTTCAGCTGTTGTCACAAAAACTATAACTCCATATCCCAAAAAGGGTTATGAGCCTCCAATAATAATTGCATTGCCTAATGGCGGACTTTTAAATGCTGTAGGACTTGAAAACCCTGGTAAAGAATGTATAAAGGAGATGGTTGAAGAGGCTAAAAAACTAGGGATACCAATAATAGTTAGTGTAGGAGGGTCAACAGAGGAAGAATTTGTTGAGGTTGCTGAAGAGGCTGAGCTTAGGGGGGCCACAGCTATAGAGTTAAACCTTAGTTGTCCTCATGCAAAAGGTTATGGAATTGAGATTGGGATAGATCCGCAGAAAGTATTTAGTGTTGTAAAAAATGTGGTGTCGGTTACAAAAATACCTGTCATAGCAAAGCTGGGATTATCAGACAAGGTTTTAGAGTCCGCTGGTAAAGCTCTAGAGGCTGGGGCTACTGGACTAACTTTAATTAACACGATTAAGGCTATGGCCATAGATATATACTCCTTGAAACCAATTTTAACAAATATATTCGGAGGATTGTCAGGACCTCCTATACATCCAATAGCTGTACGCATTGTTTATGAAGTTTATAAAGAATACAAAGCTGATATCATTGGCTGTGGTGGTGTATCAAAATGGGAGGATATAGCAGAGTTTGTGGTAGCTGGTGCAAAAGCTGTTGAAGTAGGTACAGCAATTATCTTTAGTCCAGCTTCACATAAATTTGTAGAGGAGATGCTGATTGGTCTAAGAAACTGGCTTAAAATGCTTGGTTTTAAGAGCATTGAAGAGACTATTGGTGTGGCACATAAGGTTTGA
- the rpl18a gene encoding 50S ribosomal protein L18Ae, translated as MADVKIYRVDGVMLISVDRLPRWQRFSMEVRALNEKHALEHVYSVLGSRHKVKRANIKVLKIEEVPLEKVESKYIRDLATLTRMVI; from the coding sequence ATGGCAGATGTGAAGATATATAGAGTAGATGGAGTGATGCTAATATCAGTTGACAGACTACCAAGATGGCAAAGGTTTTCGATGGAAGTAAGGGCGCTGAACGAGAAGCACGCCCTGGAACATGTCTATTCCGTGCTTGGGAGCAGACACAAGGTTAAGAGAGCAAATATAAAGGTGCTTAAGATAGAGGAGGTGCCGCTCGAAAAAGTTGAGAGTAAGTATATAAGGGATTTGGCCACATTAACTAGGATGGTGATTTAA
- a CDS encoding 50S ribosomal protein L11 — MARIKVVKVQIEGGKASNAPPLGPALADAGLNVNEVVEKINNMTEVYKGHTVTIKIVVDLDTKKYDLFLELPTTTSLLLNMAKVSEPSGDPAHKKIGNITLEDIIKVALLKKQELTAKSLKAAVKTILGSARTIGLTVDGKDPKELIAGLERGLYDEILKKYEEEWLKR; from the coding sequence ATGGCTCGAATAAAAGTAGTGAAAGTACAGATAGAAGGAGGCAAAGCATCAAACGCACCTCCCTTAGGACCCGCTTTAGCTGATGCAGGACTTAATGTAAATGAAGTAGTTGAGAAGATAAATAATATGACCGAAGTCTATAAAGGACATACAGTTACAATTAAAATTGTTGTTGATTTAGACACCAAGAAATATGATCTATTCCTTGAGTTACCTACAACAACAAGTTTATTGCTAAACATGGCCAAGGTTTCAGAACCTTCTGGAGATCCTGCTCATAAAAAAATTGGCAACATAACTCTAGAGGATATCATTAAAGTTGCTCTACTTAAAAAACAAGAACTAACAGCAAAAAGCCTAAAAGCAGCTGTCAAAACAATTCTTGGATCAGCCAGAACCATAGGTCTGACAGTTGATGGAAAAGACCCTAAGGAGCTGATTGCAGGGTTAGAAAGAGGGTTATACGATGAAATTTTGAAAAAATATGAAGAGGAATGGCTTAAGAGGTGA
- a CDS encoding 30S ribosomal protein S19e has product MVTVRDVPADMMIRKLAEYLKSNVSAVKPPSWVLFSKTGSHRERVPDDPDWWYMRAAAILRKLYLAGEPLGIGTLRTIFGGLKRRGSAPPHFRKCGGSNIRKILQQLEKAGLVKKTDKGRVISDEGKRLLDMLALEIFKDLLKANPELSKYAPKSLIATTS; this is encoded by the coding sequence ATGGTAACAGTTAGAGATGTACCAGCAGATATGATGATAAGAAAGCTTGCAGAGTATTTGAAAAGTAATGTTTCAGCAGTCAAACCACCTTCATGGGTGTTATTTTCAAAGACAGGTTCCCACAGAGAGAGAGTTCCAGATGACCCAGATTGGTGGTATATGAGGGCAGCAGCAATACTCAGGAAACTCTATTTAGCCGGGGAGCCTTTAGGTATAGGTACGCTTAGGACTATTTTCGGAGGGTTAAAGAGGAGGGGGTCAGCACCTCCTCATTTCAGGAAGTGTGGGGGATCAAATATAAGAAAGATTCTTCAGCAACTAGAAAAAGCCGGCTTAGTTAAAAAAACGGATAAGGGTAGAGTAATATCAGATGAAGGGAAGAGGCTATTGGATATGCTAGCTTTAGAGATATTCAAAGATTTATTAAAAGCTAACCCTGAGCTCTCTAAATACGCTCCTAAATCATTGATTGCAACAACAAGTTAA
- a CDS encoding transcription elongation factor Spt5 — protein MVEEAQNKNEQKQVDSEVATSKQNNFFAVRTTAGQELNVLLMLEVRARTASLPIYSIVSLPNLKGYVVMETSGLHVVYEAIRGLKHVKGKASGTLKWEDLESLLKPKSLIDMLKEGEEVEIIAGPFRGMRARVVGVDKVKNEVSLSVLEASYPLTITVPIDYIRLAKKE, from the coding sequence ATGGTGGAAGAGGCACAAAATAAAAATGAACAAAAACAAGTTGATAGTGAAGTGGCAACCTCAAAGCAAAACAACTTTTTTGCTGTTAGAACTACGGCTGGTCAAGAACTCAATGTTCTTCTGATGCTTGAGGTAAGAGCTAGAACAGCTAGTTTGCCTATATATTCAATTGTTTCGTTACCCAATCTAAAAGGTTATGTGGTTATGGAAACATCAGGTCTTCATGTTGTTTACGAAGCCATAAGAGGGTTGAAACATGTTAAGGGCAAGGCTTCTGGAACCCTCAAGTGGGAGGATCTAGAATCATTGCTAAAGCCTAAGTCCCTTATTGATATGCTAAAAGAAGGTGAGGAAGTAGAAATAATAGCAGGACCTTTTAGAGGAATGAGGGCAAGGGTTGTTGGCGTGGATAAAGTTAAAAACGAGGTCTCATTAAGTGTTTTAGAAGCGAGTTATCCATTAACAATAACAGTTCCTATAGACTATATTCGATTAGCCAAGAAGGAGTGA
- a CDS encoding 50S ribosomal protein L1, with product MSSSIGELREPLKKAIQLALQVKRPWKYVQSVELILTFKGVDVKKQQEFRFRDTVFLPKGIGKDIKVCVVTDDTMVQKVTDAGAFMAMGKSDLSKIDKKGAKKIASKCDWILVKSDLMGVAGRVLGPALGPRGKAPIPYSPTADITQLINRYKNAVRLHSKEQPWVGCKIGVEKMSLDDLVENALHVLNYIEEKIKRPLLQVAKIYVKATSSPPIEVF from the coding sequence GTGAGTTCTTCCATAGGTGAGTTAAGAGAGCCTTTGAAAAAAGCAATTCAACTCGCTTTACAGGTAAAGAGACCCTGGAAATACGTACAATCAGTTGAATTAATATTAACATTTAAAGGTGTTGACGTGAAAAAACAACAAGAATTCAGATTTAGAGACACGGTGTTTCTACCCAAGGGAATTGGCAAAGATATTAAGGTTTGTGTTGTCACAGATGATACTATGGTTCAGAAGGTAACAGATGCTGGAGCATTTATGGCCATGGGTAAAAGTGATTTATCGAAAATTGATAAAAAAGGGGCCAAAAAGATTGCAAGTAAATGTGATTGGATCTTAGTCAAATCCGACTTAATGGGTGTGGCCGGCAGAGTTCTAGGGCCAGCGCTTGGACCTAGGGGCAAGGCGCCTATACCATACTCTCCAACAGCTGACATAACACAGCTAATCAATCGATACAAGAACGCTGTTAGACTCCATTCTAAGGAACAACCATGGGTAGGGTGCAAGATAGGTGTTGAGAAGATGTCACTAGATGACTTAGTTGAGAACGCTCTACATGTTTTGAATTATATAGAGGAAAAGATTAAAAGACCTCTATTACAAGTTGCAAAAATATATGTTAAAGCAACTAGCAGTCCACCAATAGAAGTTTTCTAG
- the hxlB gene encoding 6-phospho-3-hexuloisomerase: MNSLSVLKKTQVEAFVKVLEEAYKEKKRILVMGAGRSGLVGRAFAMRLKHLGYDVYVLGDTIVSPVEKGDVVVAISGSGRTALIVTAAEAAKKVNATVIAITTYIDSPLAKIADVVVEIPGRTKISEVEDYFARQVLGLHEPLAPLGTLFEDCAMVFLDAIIAELMHRLGKNEEELRKRHANIEV; the protein is encoded by the coding sequence ATGAACTCTCTATCAGTTCTCAAAAAAACCCAAGTTGAGGCCTTTGTCAAGGTTTTGGAGGAGGCTTATAAAGAGAAAAAAAGAATACTTGTCATGGGTGCTGGTAGAAGTGGTCTTGTCGGAAGAGCTTTCGCCATGAGACTTAAGCATCTTGGTTACGACGTTTATGTGCTGGGAGACACCATTGTATCGCCTGTTGAAAAAGGAGATGTTGTTGTAGCTATTTCCGGCTCTGGGAGAACCGCACTTATTGTGACAGCCGCTGAAGCTGCCAAAAAGGTTAATGCAACTGTTATTGCGATAACAACCTATATAGATTCTCCATTAGCGAAAATAGCTGACGTTGTAGTTGAGATTCCTGGAAGAACAAAGATAAGTGAAGTGGAAGACTACTTTGCTAGGCAAGTGTTAGGGCTACACGAGCCACTGGCCCCTCTTGGAACACTTTTTGAGGACTGCGCCATGGTATTTCTTGACGCTATCATAGCTGAGCTTATGCATAGACTTGGGAAAAATGAAGAAGAGCTTAGAAAGAGACATGCAAATATAGAGGTCTAG